In Benincasa hispida cultivar B227 chromosome 8, ASM972705v1, whole genome shotgun sequence, the sequence cactctttACCTattgtcggggtaagtagataaattgctcccttaagagctgatttcggggcttgaacaatgtggccacactcTTTCTTGggctgagagggacttggtcgtagttggactatgacttattgttcaatagagggatcaatgatacttaagaagttagatttaactacaagggcaaaatagtaattttggcccaattgtacttatgagcaatttatgaagggttaccgcactattgattggttatatccaatagacacaaaaatatatctgtagtgctaAGAATGCAGCTATCAATTTTTAGTAGAGTGACTgtcagttaatggatgttggctattttaattaaagaatttagttaattatccaagtatcattggagcttcaatctacaggtctgTAAGGTCTCCTATGAAGCTCAACAGGgtttattaagaattaattttggattaagttgaattgttcaaattaattgagggaattaattatatatgatataatcaattaatttaattatatgcgatataattaatataatgtatttgatacaatttatttgagaagaattaaatatttgaatatgattcaaatattaattatatggatgagattcatataattgaatttggtataaatgagatttatattaaatatcttgattaattgagagaaatatacattatacgttatattgtatttgatacaatataaaaactataggttgtgttatatttgatataacatatagtttaatatattttgtatgataagttggttatcatataatataacatatatatgtttattaaattttgaatttaataaaaggaGGAAATTATAACTCCCTCTCCCTTTTTTCTCTCAACAAAAACATGTAAGGAGTTTATAGTTTGATGATGATGGTGTTCAATTCTCAATCTCCTACTAATTCTCAATCCTTTAGGAGAATACAGGAGGTTCATTTGTCCATGTtcatttgggtttttttttttttttttttctagttttgaagATCAAGATCTAGATTGAAGAGTTCGTGATATAGATCAAGGGAATTCACGAAGAAgattggcttcaagggtaagcgtTCTTCTTCCCTTCTTGTTATGTTATtctagcatgctgtaatttagatcttataatgcatattttgttatgttttctaaaattttgtgattatgtgaaaaatgaaaaattgggaCCGATCCCCACGCTTCTGCGCAAGGACCTTCACTGGTTTTCCTTTATACCTGTCATTTCCTAAAAAACATAAAGGAAGAAATggtgagtatgaaatactcagtaaacGACCCACTATTGGGCCCTCTAAGTAACCTGTTAACTAGTCTATCTCGGCATCAGTGTACACCCATATCATATCAGTGATTCCAAAGAAACACGCATCAATCATGGTATGTATCCTGAAGGTACACAAATCAGTCATAAACGTGTCTCAAAGATACACAAATCAGTCGTAGGTATGTCCCGAGGGTGCACATATCAGTCGTAGGTGTTTATCTTGATCAATCACAAAATGTGTACATATACAGTCATGGTATGGTTCTTGACAAGCACAAAATCAGTCAATACACTTGCCCAGATAAGGAAAGTTAACAAGAACCATTTAAACTTAGCATACATCAGTTCACATATAACTCCTTTATTATAAGCACGGTCATTTATCTTAGAGGAAAAGTAATTCCAGTACGCCCTCAGTCAATCTTACATAATATCACAACCAAAATAGTCCAGTCAGTCCATTAACAGTCTAATCAATCTAAAATAAACAGTCTAATTAGTCCAATTAGTCTAACTTAAACAGTCCAATCGTTCTAAATTAAGTAGTCCAATCAGTTtaaattaaccagtccaatcaATCTAAAATAGACAGTCCAACCAGTCTAAAATAAATAGTCCAATCATTATCATGCGATGGGGGACGACTGGTTTGAAGGTGAACCAATAGAAAAACACTTACTTCagattgaaatttcataattaatccAAGAAATTAATCTCCAATAAAAACTTGGATTAACATTCCAAACGCTTTGTTTGCTCCAAATTTATTCCAAACTTCACTTAAAGATTCAAATCAAATATGTGTCACAATGCTCTGGAACATGTTGAACAACACATTAACGACTTTAAAAAACTTGAACCAATGctccaaacaaaaaaaaatctagtgaGTGACGGTAATCGGCGGATGCACAACGAGAATGGccaaaaaaatatgaaagtaaCATTGATTTATCTCTCTAATTAACCTCTCTTTGTATTGAAGTGAATAGTTTGAAATGAAATGgatgattatatttataaaggaaaataaatcTAATCCTAAAATATTTGGGATTACATAATTTGAAGTAGTAGTTAGATTAGATTCCCTTTTAGAATTTGACACTTTATCTAATTAGGAAATCtattttttagaaaaccaataatctaattaatttggaaaatctatattctaattaaattagaaatatCACTATCTAACTAAATTAGAACTttcataatctaattaatttaaataaatattatatatataattagtaaaaaaaatattgaattttttttaaaaaaatttaaatttttgaaacaaaaccaaaaaaccaataattcttttgtttattttcatttggttcaattattttgtcttttttcccgaacacacacatatatattataattgatGCTCTATTCAATAGGGAAAatcgatgacccgaaaaaatcgatcaatccAATTCAACCCGTATGATTTGGGTTCGATCACAACTCTTTTAGGCTTGGTGGgtttcaaataaatgaaaattttataggttTGGTTGGTTCATTGGTTTATCTAAAAGAACCGAAACCGACCTAAAACCAATCTGAACTTATTATAAGCATccaaatgtatatttttttacttatgatataattagatataattaaatatacatatatttatcgtagttttatttaattctattaGTTTTTGTTGGATgatttattctccaacaactcttaaaaataattcttttaGCACTTTGGAAAGAGATTTTAccttatataaattgaaattaagttgttaaCCTTAATTCAtggtatgaaaataattaaatcaaatttttacataataacattttactttcttttagaacaaaaattttaataaatgatcCGAGTAACCCAAATCAATTCACCCAAACATTTCATATTTGGATCGGGATAAGTTCATTTTTTATGAGAGTTATTTGGATTGGGAAAATTTACGACTGGAACAATTAGGTTAGGTCTAAAAAAATCCTTCAACTCAATTCAATCGACCTACGAATATCTCTTctatttattacaaaataataattaaagtgGGATATCCACGGGAATTAGGTATGGGTGCTccttaatatataaaaaaaacaattgatcatataatatttatttcaacGGTTACAACAATTTCAAATGAAGTCTGAATGTATCTTTTTAACATAATTTCTCcaaaatttctatttattttccttttctcaGTCTCCTTGCAACCATTATtctcctttttttaatttaaaacttgTCGCTTTTCTAAAATTTCTTCCCATAACTTTAgctttttctctttaatttttttgtcattctctataactttattttCTCCTTCTAACTTGTCTCTTCAtctctcaaaattttcaaaagtcatGTCTCCAACTATTTAGTTTGCAACTCAGTAGGTCATGTTTATTTTCatcataaatttcaaatataaaattgttAGGAAATATTAGAATCAATTCTAAGGACTGAAAGTGGAAGTGAAACTTTTTAAAGGATAATGTATAACTAAAACTAACCAAATGTGACTTTCTCAACCAATGAGGTAGAATGTATTATACAAGTTTAAAATGTCGATACCGATAGAAATATTGAAATCTCAATTTTACGGACATCGATTAAATGTCGATTTTGATggataattttagaaaaattataaaaaaaaaaaaaaactttttgtgaTTTTTAAGAGGTTAATGCTACGTAATTGACAATTCAAGAATACAAAAAAACTTAAAGAGAATTAACACACAGATATACATGATTTACTAATGGCGTGTTAACTACATTTCTGGGACAAAGTAAAAATAGTATTATCAGAGAgaatattttctaaatatacCAAACGGCATCTCtaagggttagagagtttatataccccactactctaaaccctaggatcataatcgtaaataactacaaataaataaatatattaaatacgaATTTTGAATAGGTTTAttttagtgatattttgttgtttatacCAAACAGTGCCTCACGCACTTGGTGGTTAAAGTcccaacaaacaaattcaaggcattcgaATATTTAAgatgtctattatttatattatgtttatcTTAGCGGCATTTTGTTATTTCATGGACTTTTCTACGAtacaatgaaaatatcgatTTCTTTTATACGAGGATGTCGGGCCCATGAAAACGTGAAAATATCGATGATGTCGacgaaaatttaatactatgttATAAGATGTAATTTTTTTCACTGTGAAAGTGGAAgtgaaacttttaaaatacactttaaaCATATATATTGTTAGCACACTCCCAAAATTGATTCACTGCAGAAAAAACGATGGTACATGAAAGAGTACAAAGATGTTAAGCCTATATACACACACGTcgtttatatattaatattcgGTTTTACTTATtcaaaaaagaataaagaaaaccTCCCATATCCCAACTTTCTTCTCATCTCATCATTAATCTTCTCTACAACTTTCgaaacttttctttttaagaaaaaaataaaaaaaatctccacAACACAAACTACACGATATTTACTTTATTGAAAGCGATGAGAACATCAAGAGAGGCACAAACAACCACAAGATCATAAAGCTATCGAAACTGCTTTTGAATTAGATAACACACATTCATTTATTACAATTCACACGTTTTCTTATTTTCGTACAAAACTAAAGCGTTAAGAAAATGATACTTAATTTGGATCATTGCATTGACAAATAATGATTGAATATATaaccatatttttaaaaaattataaatatggtaaatctatccgtgatagactctatcacttatagacttACACCAATGGTATGTTTTATCTAAACCTATATTATTgactatatatatttgttttagaTTTCTGGCTAGTGTTTTTTGGATCGTTATTTGGATTGTCTCAGATTATGTTTCTGTGGGTTCTCGTTTCAGAGGTTGTGCTTCAAGATGTTGACTTTGCagaaaatttcttttcttatttagtCTATTCTGTAAATTATTTTATCTGGGCTACTTTTCTTTTTGCGGCCTTGTCGATTTTGTGTGAGGATATTTTTCATCTTTCTATTGTGTTATTTATGCCCAAGAGGTATCCTTGTTAGGGTCGACACATGTATTATTGAGAGACCGGTTGACAAGTTGTGTTGTGTGCTCTATATTCTAAGGAAGAATTCTTATCTTATGATGACATATTCTTCAAGTTGTTCATGCTATAAACGTATCAACATCGTGAATCGTTTAATctgtcttagggggagcctaagacaaAGTTGATTGAGAAGGGATCTCATCCTTTAGGGAGTTCTAAGGTGTTATTCATCAAGAAGGAGTTCTCAAGACATAGGGTGAGCTTAAATTGTCACGTGAAAGGAGTTCACAAGAAGGAGAAAAGGTATATTCAAGGTGAGAGAGAGTCTCATATAGTTAGGGGGAGCCTGAGTGTTGAATCACTAATGTTCACATACTTAGAGAGCATAAGTTCAAGTCAAAGAGAGTCTTACATGTAGGAGAGCCTAGGTGATTAACTATGTTAGGCTTTGCACGTGTCACTGTAATCATCGTTATTTACAATAAATACAATGTCGTAATTGCTTGACTTTTATATATTAGTTATCTATCTTTTTTTTAGCATACTACCTCCCAGATGTAGGTGGTTTATCACCGAATCGGGTTACCAATCCCTGTGCATTTATTCTTGATTTTTTATCTGTTACTTTATGGTTTTCTCTGAATTTGCTAAGACGTCTTACGTAACATTTGTGACTTGTGTGACGAACCACTTTCAAAATTTCAccatcactgatagacttttactAGTGgtatagtctatcactgatagattccGAGAActgaatctaaattttgttatatctaccATTTCTTACATGGTGCTATATTTTCTAATACTTTAAACTaaattgctatatttgtaattgtcTCATTTTTATTTGATCCCTCGctcaaattattatatttttttattattgagtTTTGAGCTTAATTTTACATTTGGTTTCTgagttgaatttaatttttatttggtttcgAACTTTTAGGATTTTAACCCTTCAATTCGCTTTTGCATTCTAATGTTAACTTccaatttatcaatttaaaatagtTAAGATGTGGACTTTTTAATCCATTTTAACTgcgaagaaaaatgagaaaaaactAATAgaattacaattaattttatcatttaaaatttattaatagaAAATCAACCTAAAAAACCAAAAGTGAGCCTTAGTAAAAATGGTAGAAAAAGTATAAAAGGTTCAAGTTTgaccaaataaaaaataaactcaaatatcaaaactaaaatgtaaaatttaagAACCTATTGccaaataaaattaatctcaaaattcatgaataaatacctaacattttgaaatttagggaccaaataaaaactatactccaaacacatatatatatatgtatgaatACTAATGATGAAGTCTATGAACACTTCATCAAAACAAGATtgattataataaatattattgacGAAAATGAGATTAGCACAACTATATATGCTAACGATCAAGAAATCTATGATCTCATCCCACTATATTGTACTcaaaggaaaataataataataaaaattaatggcATGAGAGAGATCAGAAAACATTTATCAAAATGACgaagttttaaattaatacaaaattccTACTTAATTAAGCACGAACCATAATCACTTTCACTAATCTCTCTAGCTATCATACACGATTTACGTGGTAGCTTAGAGAGAAGTTGAGCAAGTACATACACCAAAGACCAAAAATCAAAGACAAACTTGAACAACAGCTTGATAGATTCTAAAAGAAAGAAGGCAGGAgtcaattaaaaaacaaaaaaggttaattagaagagaatatatatatatatatatatagttaaacaTGATTAAGTTGATCTGTAATTTGGTGGTTGACTTCCAATTTTTTGTTGAGTTCAGTTGCGTTGGTTGTTATCGTTACTTGATCAATGGCGGATCCAACAGAATTGTTATTAGATGGTAGCTGAGAACAATCTTGTTTCTGTTTGTCAGAGTTTGTGGCGGCGCTAATCATTACAACATCTGTACTATGTTCTGGTAGCTGCATCGCTATTGCTGTTTCATGCCTCTTGTAGATTAAATACAAGATCATTTGAGCTATCCCAAACATGAATCCCGGGATATTTGGAAGCTGAAACCATAATCAAATTACGGATTTCAATCATCATATTAATAATAACCCTAACTTTTTATCATGCCTCATATTATATTAGTTTAGAGTTGTATAATATATaggttattttaaaattaagtgtcaacaaattttcaattttcttatgTTGTTTTATGTCTTTCTTAatgtttaaaagttattttttgacaCAAAAATTGAATGCTCATGGGTGTACTCATGGGTTAAAATACTACTTTTGTTCATGTATTTAtagttttggttcattttgtttctatattttcaaaatattcattttaatctTTAGACTTTTCACTTTAGTTTATTTTGTTCTTGTACTTTTAGAATGTCCCTTTTGATCTCTATACTTTTACAAAGTGAATATTTTACTTAccttttaaaagtataagattGAATATCTTGAAATTACAAgaatcaaaatgaaacaaagttGAAAACATAAAGACCCAAATGAACGTTTTCAAATTACAAGGATTAAAATAAATGACAAATCttaaaagtataaggaccaaAGTAGTTTTTAcatcttatttaaaaaaaaaaaaaatggtgtaaACTTGAGAGAGGGAATTAGAGGGAATTGAAGCAATACCGCAATATAGATGTCTTTGAGAAATACACCGTAAAGAAGCCATGAGGTTGCACTGAGTGTGAGGAAAAACGACAAATAAAACGGCATGAACTCCACGCTCTTTGTGCGAATCACCAATCTCTTTTATAAAGCAAAACCCCATAAACATcaatagaaaaataacaataataacaaaacaaaaatttccATAAAGTTCTTTCAAAAAGGTGAATATAATTGAACAATCAATGAAGAAatagtaatgaaatgaatacTAACGATGATTGTAAGTGGAGCTGCAAAGACAGAGATAGAAAAGGCCACACAAATCCATCCAACAACCTTCACTCGATTAGATCCATGCACTAAGAAGTGAGTAACAAGTAGAATTATGCAAAACCCTCCAAAGTTCAATAGAAGAACAAATCTCAACGTTGAAACCTGTTcgtatatatcaattaaataataccctacacaattaattaaaatgaaattagagatAATGAATGGTTTAATTACGTACCCGAATTTGTTTGGGAGCAAAAACAATGAAGATGGCAATGTAAAGAGTCTCAATGAGACAGCCAACGGAATTGATGGTAATGAGAAGGGTTTCATTAGGGTTGAATGAAGCATAATATAACCACAACATTGCACTAAAAAGTGCTACCACATATGGAACTGATTGAAACCCTTCTGTTGATTTCTTCTTACAGATTCTCATAAATGTTGGTCTACAATAACACATcaaattcttttaattatttcgataaataaactatatgaacaaaaaattgtaataaacgaattaaatcatatatactTACACAGGAGCCAAGAACACAATGAAGGAGATAATGTTACCTAGAAAAAAACCAACTCACAAGAgtaattaagtttatatatcAATAAGAGgttgaaatatgaagaaaagaaggaaaaaaaaaaaaaaaggtacctAGAAGGCCAAAGGTAAAAGCTGCAGGGTTATGAGTATTGAAGGATAAAGCcatgagtatttttttttttttttcttgtagtgaagaAGAGAAATTTAGGTAGAGAAGTGAGGCTATGTAAGGGAAAGAACTCTGTTGGAACCAAaatcttatttatttgtttagatTTGGATGTAATAACAAATGAAAGAAGCTCCCATATATATAAACCTAGTGGGATTGGAATTTTGTTACTTTTCCcctcaaataaaatatataaaatagaatgacaatatttattattatttgaaggaaaaagtacctttttttttttgttcataggttttggatctagtttctatttagtctctaggttttaaaatattacacatttattcctta encodes:
- the LOC120083513 gene encoding bidirectional sugar transporter SWEET12-like; amino-acid sequence: MALSFNTHNPAAFTFGLLGNIISFIVFLAPVPTFMRICKKKSTEGFQSVPYVVALFSAMLWLYYASFNPNETLLITINSVGCLIETLYIAIFIVFAPKQIRVSTLRFVLLLNFGGFCIILLVTHFLVHGSNRVKVVGWICVAFSISVFAAPLTIIRLVIRTKSVEFMPFYLSFFLTLSATSWLLYGVFLKDIYIALPNIPGFMFGIAQMILYLIYKRHETAIAMQLPEHSTDVVMISAATNSDKQKQDCSQLPSNNNSVGSAIDQVTITTNATELNKKLEVNHQITDQLNHV